The Miscanthus floridulus cultivar M001 chromosome 7, ASM1932011v1, whole genome shotgun sequence genome includes a region encoding these proteins:
- the LOC136463375 gene encoding ubiquitin-like modifier-activating enzyme 5, whose product MEKEQLGTLLRDLDALKQHPDDLASTIDRMRERLVAMMNPAAAGAASRSKIKDMSAEVVDNNPYSRLMALQRMGVVENYERIRDYSVAIVGIGGVGSVAAEMLTRCGIGRLLLYDYDTVELANMNRLFFRPEQVGMTKTDAAVQTLSGINPDVVLESYSLNITTVKGFETFLASLKAQSSHERSTGVDLVLSCVDNYEARMVVNQACNELGQTWMESGVSEDAVSGHIQLLVPGETACFACAPPLVVASGVDERTLKREGVCAASLPTTMGVVAGLLVQNALKYLLNFGQVSPYLGYNSLKDYFPAMEMRPNPQCSNPACVQRQKEYMDSKPARDAAAKTKLEAEASAENECPVHLDNDWNISVVDDEETGTSSIRNTPDILPEGLVRELPDADSYAEPAAPVSSSAIDDDLEELQRQLDALNAS is encoded by the exons ATGGAGAAGGAGCAGCTCGGCACGCTGCTCCGGGACCTCGACGCGCTCAAGCAGCATCCCGACGACCTCGCCTCCACCATCGATCGG ATGCGGGAGCGGTTAGTGGCgatgatgaatccggccgccgccggcgccgcttcTCGATCCAAGATTAAG GACATGAGCGCGGAAGTAGTGGACAACAATCCCTACAGCAGACTTATGGCGTTGCAGCGGATGGGTGTAGTGGAGAATTATGAGCGCATCAGGGACTACTCCGTCGCCATCGTT GGCATAGGTGGTGTTGGTAGTGTTGCTGCGGAGATGCTCACTAGATGTGGAATTGGACGCCTGTTGTTGTATGACTATGACACAGTTGAGTTGGCTAACATGAATAGGTTGTTCTTTCGTCCAGAACAA GTTGGAATGACCAAAACAGATGCTGCTGTACAGACACTTTCTGGAATAAATCCTGATGTTGTGTTGGAG AGCTACTCACTGAATATTACTACAGTCAAAGGTTTCGAAACATTTTTGGCAAGTTTAAAAGCACAGAGCTCTCATGAGCGTAGCACTGGAGTTGATCTTGTCTTGAGCTGTGTCGATAACTATGAAGCTCGTATGGTTGTAAACCAG GCATGCAATGAGCTTGGTCAGACGTGGATGGAGTCTG GTGTCTCAGAAGATGCTGTTTCTGGTCATATACAACTGCTGGTTCCTGGTGAAACTGCATGTTTTGCATGTGCTCCTCCATTG GTTGTAGCATCTGGAGTGGATGAGCGTACACTTAAGCGAGAAGGTGTTTGTGCTGCCTCTTTGCCAACTACAATG GGTGTTGTTGCCGGTCTCCTGGTCCAGAATGCTCTGAAATATTTGTTGAACTTCGGACAAGTTTCCCCTTACTTG GGATATAACTCACTTAAGGATTATTTCCCTGCAATGGAAATGAGGCCAAATCCACAATGCTCGAATCCAGCATGTGTTCAGAGACAG AAAGAATATATGGACTCCAAACCTGCTAGAGATGCAGCAGCAAAGACTAAGTTGGAAGCTGAAGCATCTGCAGAAAATGAATGTCCCGTCCACCTAGACAACGATTGGAATATTAG TGTTGTTGATGATGAAGAAACTGGGACATCAAGCATTCGTAACACTCCAG ATATTCTACCAGAAGGTCTTGTCCGTGAGCTTCCAGATGCTGATTCATATGCAGAACCAGCTGCGCCAGTGAGTTCCAGTGCTATTGATGATGATCTTGAGGAGCTCCAGCGTCAACTTGATGCCCTAAACGCATCTTAG